In the genome of Oligoflexus sp., one region contains:
- a CDS encoding PilZ domain-containing protein: MKTALSRQERRQEIRYSLFGEIPARMINHATEQELTFLTIDISSRGLGLLVSPSPTEGQRIRLDFLDQSRHSLEFIVRHVHSVMDDPIDGFESMRRCGLELNDERAGNLDLIQFFGSFDSVMIGD, encoded by the coding sequence ATGAAAACGGCTCTATCCCGTCAGGAACGTCGCCAGGAGATTCGATACAGCCTGTTCGGGGAAATCCCGGCTCGTATGATCAATCACGCGACGGAACAGGAACTGACTTTTCTTACCATTGATATTTCAAGCCGAGGCCTGGGTCTGCTCGTCAGCCCGAGTCCCACGGAAGGGCAACGCATTCGCCTCGATTTCCTTGATCAATCGCGCCATAGCCTGGAGTTCATCGTGCGCCACGTGCACTCTGTGATGGACGATCCCATCGATGGTTTTGAAAGCATGCGCCGCTGCGGTTTGGAGCTGAATGACGAGCGCGCAGGAAACCTCGACCTGATCCAATTTTTTGGCAGCTTTGACTCCGTGATGATCGGAGACTGA
- a CDS encoding ABC transporter permease codes for MYGYLLRRLLLVPVTVLGLTLLIFSITRFLPGGPLDRHLAQEAAQASKMPMPSLSEDQLLGLKRYYGMDEPLLKAYGLWLLALVKGDLGTSLRYQEPVWQLMRDRLPVSLLFGLASLFSSYGLCIVLGLICAYKPGHILVRGLQGLLLLFNAIPSSIMAMLLFFLVATKGYFPLGGLTSENFSDLNAWEKFQDLLAHATLPLVAYCAHHLAILTFILRDGLQDELAGEAVRMARAKGASTGEALVFHALPLAIIPIISQIGHQISLVLAGSFLIERIFNLNGFGLLSFEALHERDYPLVIGLLTVAGLLHILGNLLSDLCLGWAEPRIRLYGERR; via the coding sequence ATGTATGGTTACCTGCTTCGCCGGCTCCTTCTGGTGCCTGTGACCGTGCTGGGTCTCACTCTTCTGATCTTTTCCATCACGCGCTTTCTGCCCGGCGGCCCTTTGGATCGGCATCTGGCCCAGGAAGCGGCCCAGGCCAGTAAAATGCCCATGCCCTCGCTCAGCGAGGATCAGCTGCTCGGTTTGAAACGCTACTATGGAATGGATGAGCCCCTGCTCAAAGCCTATGGCTTATGGCTCCTTGCGCTTGTAAAAGGGGATCTCGGCACCTCCCTTCGCTATCAGGAACCTGTCTGGCAGCTGATGCGGGACCGCCTTCCGGTGTCGCTGCTCTTTGGGCTGGCGAGTCTTTTTTCCAGCTATGGGCTTTGCATCGTCCTTGGCTTGATCTGCGCTTATAAGCCCGGACATATTTTAGTGCGTGGCCTGCAGGGGCTTTTGCTTCTCTTCAATGCCATACCCTCTTCGATCATGGCCATGCTGCTTTTTTTCCTGGTGGCTACGAAAGGCTATTTTCCCCTGGGTGGACTGACCAGCGAAAATTTTTCGGACCTGAATGCCTGGGAAAAATTTCAGGACCTGCTGGCCCATGCCACCCTTCCCCTTGTCGCCTACTGCGCGCATCATCTTGCCATTCTCACCTTTATTTTAAGGGATGGACTGCAGGATGAACTCGCCGGCGAGGCCGTGCGCATGGCAAGGGCCAAGGGCGCGAGCACGGGTGAGGCCTTGGTTTTCCACGCGCTGCCACTGGCGATCATTCCGATCATCAGTCAGATCGGTCATCAAATCAGTCTGGTTCTGGCCGGCTCGTTTTTGATTGAGCGGATTTTCAACCTGAATGGATTTGGCCTTCTCAGTTTTGAAGCCTTGCATGAGCGCGATTATCCTCTGGTCATCGGGCTTTTGACGGTGGCCGGCCTTCTGCATATCCTGGGCAATCTACTGTCCGATCTTTGCCTTGGTTGGGCCGAGCCGCGAATTCGGCTGTATGGAGAGCGCCGATGA
- a CDS encoding chemotaxis protein CheX: MGAESAEARKAVVDTSAVKEVLKQVIRHRVENTIVRASALKDAKLQEVSNSDDFLYGHWMSLILVSGSAIRVILKIHFDTSTSRSMLANKLKKKLDDIDDRMAMDHMREMCNLMAGALKAAFNNAGIITGISIPLVTSGFDEAVFSDKIDPRKIHDVWKITWDSGELACSSVSDVLSWNDFAELKVDEDKQDDEGDGEFL, translated from the coding sequence ATGGGTGCTGAAAGCGCAGAAGCTAGAAAAGCAGTGGTCGACACCAGTGCCGTTAAGGAAGTCCTGAAACAGGTGATCCGGCATCGGGTCGAAAACACTATCGTCCGTGCTTCCGCGTTGAAGGACGCCAAGCTCCAGGAAGTCAGCAATTCCGATGATTTCCTCTATGGACATTGGATGTCTCTGATCCTGGTCTCTGGATCGGCGATTCGCGTGATCCTGAAGATTCACTTCGACACTTCGACCAGTCGCAGCATGCTGGCGAACAAGTTGAAGAAAAAACTGGATGATATTGACGATCGCATGGCAATGGATCATATGCGCGAGATGTGCAACCTGATGGCTGGCGCCCTCAAAGCTGCTTTCAATAACGCGGGCATCATCACAGGTATCAGTATTCCTTTGGTTACCAGCGGTTTCGATGAAGCCGTGTTCAGTGATAAGATCGATCCCCGAAAAATCCATGACGTTTGGAAAATCACCTGGGACTCCGGAGAGCTGGCTTGCTCCTCCGTATCCGACGTGCTTTCCTGGAATGATTTTGCGGAACTCAAGGTCGATGAAGACAAACAGGATGACGAGGGAGATGGAGAATTCCTATGA
- a CDS encoding extracellular solute-binding protein encodes MMLQWVAFCHALAFSFAFASGMNPLLAAEPPLALRWETNANPPLIASPEAVTGGRIVASIDAFPLTLRQVGPDSPSSFRTLLDDNDMSLVTLHPNTDAWMPMLATHWAFDQDGRTVYYRLNPAARWSDQKPLKATDFTYTLEFMRSPHIQSPWSNEYYTKTIESIQTFEEKSGTEVIAIRLVQPTLDRLLMTNIKPLPRHFYGQLDAKFVSAFNWKIPPNLGPYALSTVDKGKRVVFQRKKDWWAKDMPYFKHRFNVDEIVLKVVRDVQVAFEYLKAGDIDIMAIVGPDLWKAGTADDAFGRGYIHKLQAYNDTPRSDYVLILNASYGPFQDERVRQAFAHAMNVQRVIDDLLKDGYQRLQGISQGYGPYTARHIKARPFDLAKADELFKQAGWGERNAEGIRIKDGKTLTAAISYGQSNMTPRFVILQEDARKAGIDLKLQQMDPAQAFKSFRDKAHQIAFVAWNISYRPEYRARFHSSFANKQQTSNFSNTASPVLDQLIEEYEHASDDRKRIEKAHAIQNFVFQDSSYIPLFEVPYYRLAYWSWIQFPSVPGTKSTDGLSFFDSATGGLFWINRDRQASVNAARKRGERIPARTWIDDTFRVK; translated from the coding sequence ATGATGCTCCAGTGGGTCGCCTTTTGCCATGCACTCGCGTTCAGCTTCGCGTTCGCGAGCGGGATGAATCCCCTGCTGGCGGCTGAGCCTCCCCTTGCGCTGCGCTGGGAAACCAATGCCAATCCTCCGCTGATTGCAAGTCCTGAGGCCGTAACGGGCGGCCGTATTGTCGCTTCGATTGATGCCTTTCCGTTAACACTGCGGCAGGTGGGGCCGGATTCGCCCAGTTCATTTCGGACGCTCCTCGATGACAATGATATGTCGCTCGTCACGTTGCATCCCAACACCGATGCGTGGATGCCGATGCTCGCGACGCACTGGGCCTTCGATCAGGATGGACGCACGGTTTATTATCGCCTGAACCCCGCCGCGCGCTGGTCCGATCAGAAGCCGCTGAAGGCCACGGATTTCACCTATACTTTGGAATTCATGCGCTCGCCGCATATTCAATCGCCCTGGTCGAATGAGTACTATACGAAAACGATAGAAAGCATTCAAACCTTCGAGGAGAAAAGCGGGACCGAAGTGATTGCGATCCGTCTCGTGCAGCCGACTCTCGATCGACTTCTGATGACCAATATCAAGCCCTTGCCGAGGCACTTCTATGGTCAACTCGATGCGAAGTTCGTCAGCGCATTCAACTGGAAGATTCCGCCGAACCTCGGGCCCTATGCTTTAAGCACAGTGGATAAGGGCAAGCGCGTTGTCTTTCAACGCAAAAAGGACTGGTGGGCCAAGGATATGCCCTACTTCAAGCACCGCTTCAACGTCGATGAAATCGTCCTGAAAGTGGTGCGGGATGTTCAGGTGGCCTTTGAATATTTAAAGGCGGGTGACATAGATATCATGGCGATAGTAGGCCCGGATCTTTGGAAAGCCGGTACGGCGGATGATGCCTTCGGCAGGGGCTACATCCATAAACTCCAGGCCTACAACGACACTCCAAGAAGCGATTACGTGCTGATCCTGAACGCAAGTTACGGCCCTTTTCAGGATGAGCGCGTCCGTCAAGCCTTTGCCCATGCGATGAATGTGCAGCGTGTCATTGATGATCTTCTGAAAGACGGCTATCAGCGTCTGCAGGGGATTTCCCAGGGTTATGGGCCCTACACAGCGCGGCACATCAAGGCTCGTCCTTTTGATCTCGCGAAGGCTGACGAACTCTTTAAACAGGCCGGATGGGGGGAACGCAACGCCGAAGGTATACGTATCAAGGATGGTAAAACTTTAACGGCAGCTATTAGCTATGGCCAGTCGAACATGACCCCGCGCTTCGTAATTCTGCAGGAGGATGCTCGCAAGGCCGGTATTGATTTAAAATTACAACAGATGGACCCTGCCCAGGCTTTCAAAAGCTTCCGTGACAAGGCTCATCAGATCGCTTTTGTTGCTTGGAACATTTCCTATCGGCCCGAGTATCGCGCGCGGTTTCATTCGAGTTTTGCGAACAAACAGCAGACCTCGAACTTTTCCAATACGGCGAGTCCAGTCCTGGATCAACTCATCGAGGAGTACGAACATGCCAGCGATGACCGGAAGCGGATCGAAAAGGCTCATGCGATTCAGAACTTTGTATTTCAGGATTCCAGCTACATCCCTTTGTTCGAAGTCCCCTATTACCGTCTGGCCTATTGGAGCTGGATCCAATTTCCATCAGTTCCAGGCACGAAAAGTACTGATGGTCTATCTTTCTTCGACAGTGCGACGGGCGGACTCTTCTGGATCAACCGAGATCGGCAGGCATCAGTTAATGCAGCCCGAAAGCGAGGAGAACGAATCCCCGCTCGAACCTGGATCGACGACACATTTCGAGTGAAATAG
- a CDS encoding alkaline phosphatase D family protein gives MHTWIRWALPLLLIPAATLHADIRIAFGSCAKQDREQTIWTAIEAQSPDTFLFIGDNIYGDTEDPAVLREKYKQLGAQPGFERFRRRVPILATWDDHDYGRNDAGREYPMKVQSQDIFLDFFEVPEDSPRRQREGVYHADLRTIDGLRIQTILLDTRYFRSPLDSGGSGTILGAAQWDWLEYQLKQSADLRIIASSIQFLASDHPYEKWQNFPQESQRLLQLIAQTRAEGVVFVSGDRHLGEISVLPSSAVPYPIHDLTSSGMTDPLGDDAVSERNRLRYPGTHAHTTQQFGMIELVRSKNPTDPWEISLQLRDGRGQMLERLQFPLSRLRAPAR, from the coding sequence ATGCATACCTGGATTCGCTGGGCTTTGCCTCTGCTGCTTATCCCCGCCGCGACCCTGCACGCCGACATCCGTATCGCTTTTGGATCCTGCGCGAAGCAGGATCGTGAGCAGACGATTTGGACAGCCATCGAAGCACAGAGTCCTGATACGTTTCTTTTCATCGGCGATAACATTTACGGAGACACCGAAGATCCGGCCGTGCTGCGGGAAAAATATAAACAGCTGGGAGCGCAGCCCGGTTTCGAGCGCTTCCGTCGCCGCGTTCCCATCCTCGCCACATGGGACGACCATGATTACGGCCGCAACGATGCCGGACGTGAATACCCGATGAAAGTTCAGTCGCAGGATATCTTCCTCGATTTCTTCGAAGTGCCGGAAGATTCTCCACGGCGTCAGCGCGAAGGGGTTTATCATGCTGATCTGCGGACGATAGACGGCCTGCGGATTCAGACGATCCTTCTCGATACACGCTATTTCCGAAGTCCCTTGGATTCGGGGGGAAGCGGAACCATCCTCGGCGCTGCGCAGTGGGATTGGCTGGAATACCAGCTGAAGCAAAGCGCCGACCTTCGCATCATCGCGAGCAGCATTCAATTCCTCGCGTCCGATCATCCTTATGAAAAATGGCAGAATTTTCCGCAGGAATCCCAGCGCCTGCTGCAGCTGATCGCGCAAACCAGAGCCGAAGGCGTGGTCTTTGTCAGCGGTGATCGTCACCTTGGGGAAATCTCGGTGCTGCCCAGCTCAGCTGTGCCCTATCCCATTCATGATCTGACATCGAGCGGCATGACTGATCCCTTGGGTGATGACGCCGTGAGTGAACGCAATCGCTTGCGCTATCCCGGAACCCATGCGCATACCACGCAGCAGTTTGGAATGATCGAACTCGTTCGCAGCAAAAATCCGACGGATCCCTGGGAGATTTCGCTGCAGCTGCGGGATGGCCGCGGGCAGATGCTCGAACGGCTTCAGTTTCCTTTGTCGCGTTTGCGTGCGCCCGCGCGCTGA
- the ade gene encoding adenine deaminase, whose protein sequence is MNHRKSTFPDAAALGEAIAYARGEKKVPLVIRNAQWLDVFSGQFRTGDLAIAGGMIVGVGEDYEGDKVLDAQGLYAVPGFIDSHVHVESSLMTPARFQEAALPSGTTTAIWDPHEIANVLGMEGIHWALDAVNDLLIDIHVMVPSCVPSTNPELEFESSGATLKAADIRSLVGHPRVLGLAEMMNFPGLLHRDADIMQKIMDYHALRLDGHCPGLSGKDLNAYAVAGIHSCHESTSLAEAREKLSKGIHVLIREGSCAKDADALLPLLDAYSSSTVGLCSDDRNPLDILEEGHISFIINKALQSEKHPADIFRAASYATARLYGLHDRGALAPGYLADICLIEPKGEHWRDGMRLKTVIKRGHTVNAAELKKQRSPLPTGARKNLNLPAPRLQDLVIPASGSEARVRIIEVIPQQILTRETQATLNVSQGKVQADPARDILKITVLERHHQRGYRSTALVQGFGIKRGAIATSINHDSHNIIAVGSHDELILAAIEDLIRIDGGIVVRSDRGEEARLALPIAGLMTDSSPDAVAHALRGLKALARSIGCVLSEPFLQLSFLALPVIPSLKITDRGLIDVQAFCKVPVVFESP, encoded by the coding sequence ATGAATCATCGCAAATCAACATTCCCCGATGCCGCGGCTCTGGGCGAAGCCATCGCCTATGCCCGGGGCGAAAAAAAAGTCCCGCTTGTCATCCGTAACGCCCAGTGGCTGGATGTTTTTTCCGGACAATTCCGCACCGGCGACCTTGCGATTGCCGGGGGCATGATCGTGGGTGTGGGCGAGGATTATGAAGGGGACAAAGTCCTGGACGCCCAGGGCCTTTATGCGGTGCCGGGCTTTATCGATAGTCATGTGCACGTCGAAAGCAGTCTCATGACTCCTGCGCGTTTTCAGGAAGCCGCCCTTCCAAGCGGGACCACGACGGCGATCTGGGATCCGCATGAGATCGCCAATGTCCTGGGAATGGAGGGCATTCATTGGGCGCTCGACGCAGTGAATGATCTTCTGATCGATATTCACGTGATGGTCCCGAGCTGCGTCCCCAGCACCAATCCCGAACTCGAATTCGAATCCAGCGGCGCGACCTTGAAAGCGGCGGATATTCGCAGTCTCGTGGGGCATCCGCGCGTTCTGGGCCTTGCGGAAATGATGAACTTTCCCGGTCTTCTGCATCGCGATGCGGACATCATGCAAAAGATCATGGATTATCACGCGCTCCGTTTGGATGGCCACTGTCCAGGACTCAGCGGCAAGGATCTGAACGCCTATGCCGTCGCGGGGATTCATAGCTGCCATGAAAGCACGAGCCTCGCGGAAGCCCGTGAAAAACTGAGCAAGGGCATTCATGTCCTGATTCGTGAAGGCTCCTGCGCAAAGGATGCCGATGCCCTTCTGCCTTTGCTCGATGCCTACTCCTCATCCACCGTGGGTCTTTGCAGCGACGATCGCAACCCGCTCGATATCCTCGAAGAAGGCCACATCAGTTTCATCATCAATAAAGCCCTGCAAAGCGAAAAGCATCCCGCGGATATTTTCCGCGCGGCCAGTTACGCGACCGCAAGGCTCTATGGTCTGCATGATAGGGGAGCCCTTGCTCCCGGATATCTGGCCGATATCTGTTTAATCGAACCCAAGGGCGAGCACTGGCGTGACGGCATGCGTTTGAAAACGGTGATCAAACGCGGTCACACCGTGAACGCGGCCGAGCTGAAAAAACAGCGTTCCCCGCTGCCCACGGGCGCGCGCAAAAATTTGAATCTGCCCGCGCCGCGGCTCCAGGATCTTGTGATCCCGGCCTCTGGATCGGAAGCGCGGGTTCGCATCATCGAAGTGATTCCGCAGCAGATCCTGACCCGGGAAACGCAGGCGACGCTGAACGTTTCGCAGGGGAAGGTGCAGGCCGATCCCGCTCGCGACATTCTTAAGATCACCGTTCTGGAACGCCATCATCAGCGCGGTTACAGGTCTACTGCGCTGGTCCAGGGCTTTGGCATCAAACGCGGTGCGATCGCGACCAGCATCAATCACGATTCGCATAACATCATTGCGGTCGGGTCTCATGATGAGCTGATCCTGGCGGCCATCGAGGACCTGATCCGCATCGACGGTGGCATCGTGGTGCGTTCGGACCGGGGCGAAGAGGCTCGGCTCGCGCTGCCGATTGCCGGCCTCATGACTGATAGCAGTCCGGACGCGGTGGCCCATGCGCTCCGCGGGCTCAAGGCCCTGGCGCGAAGCATCGGCTGCGTTCTGAGCGAACCCTTCCTCCAGCTTTCATTTTTGGCGCTTCCGGTTATCCCCAGTCTGAAGATCACCGATCGGGGATTGATTGATGTGCAGGCCTTTTGTAAGGTGCCCGTGGTTTTTGAGAGTCCCTGA
- a CDS encoding fibrinogen-like YCDxxxxGGGW domain-containing protein codes for MKRLLLSTFILVPLPACQDRKQPHVPDEKALAPVHEAEAEAALPAYEAPEAPAQEIFYPRDCLALKKADPALPSAIYSIYPLGADADKAVAASCDMDTDGGGWTLILNYNHRAATNPELVVRLDSLPLLGSDSLGRDESLEPEFWGHAGNELLRSLTGFRELRFQCRSSENTRIMHFKTADADCISAVQLGRGSCANIGNAFVPMSDHTALLPAAMDRAEVDRLDVTLTYNTFGKTEVDTPARMWSVRAEPSQQAWECDYGTNDFMFDTLHRVWIR; via the coding sequence ATGAAGCGCCTGCTTTTGAGCACTTTCATCCTTGTGCCGCTGCCGGCCTGTCAGGACAGAAAGCAGCCTCATGTGCCGGATGAAAAGGCTTTGGCTCCTGTGCATGAGGCCGAGGCTGAGGCGGCGCTGCCTGCTTATGAAGCACCCGAGGCTCCGGCGCAGGAGATTTTTTATCCGAGGGATTGTCTGGCTTTGAAAAAAGCGGATCCTGCTCTGCCCAGCGCTATTTACAGTATTTATCCCTTGGGCGCGGATGCTGACAAAGCCGTTGCGGCCTCGTGTGACATGGACACAGACGGCGGCGGCTGGACCTTGATTTTGAACTATAATCACCGGGCCGCCACGAATCCGGAATTGGTCGTGCGTCTAGATAGTCTGCCTTTATTGGGCAGCGATAGCCTCGGTCGTGATGAGTCCCTTGAGCCGGAATTCTGGGGGCATGCAGGGAATGAACTGCTGCGCTCGCTTACGGGTTTCCGTGAGCTGCGCTTTCAGTGCCGCTCGTCAGAAAACACGCGCATCATGCATTTTAAAACGGCGGATGCCGACTGCATATCCGCGGTTCAGCTGGGGCGCGGCAGTTGCGCGAATATTGGCAATGCCTTTGTTCCGATGAGCGATCACACCGCCCTTCTGCCTGCTGCCATGGATAGGGCGGAAGTGGATCGACTTGATGTTACGCTCACCTACAATACCTTCGGCAAGACTGAGGTCGATACGCCGGCGCGTATGTGGAGCGTGCGCGCGGAGCCGAGTCAGCAGGCCTGGGAATGTGATTACGGAACGAACGATTTCATGTTTGATACGCTGCATCGTGTCTGGATACGGTGA
- a CDS encoding response regulator: MAKILIADDSETLRLELKEVLEKGGHVVVEAHDGADGLKKAEEHQGVQLIISDYNMPGLDGITMITKIKQIDRYKEVPVGMLTTESSKELKQSGKEAGVVVWVVKPFDPERLLKTVDKVLEKFVA; this comes from the coding sequence ATGGCCAAGATTCTTATTGCGGATGACTCGGAAACGCTGCGCCTCGAGCTGAAGGAAGTGCTGGAAAAGGGCGGCCATGTCGTGGTCGAAGCCCATGACGGTGCCGATGGCCTTAAAAAGGCGGAAGAGCATCAGGGCGTTCAGCTCATCATCAGCGACTATAACATGCCAGGTCTTGACGGGATCACCATGATCACCAAGATCAAGCAGATCGACCGTTATAAGGAAGTTCCCGTCGGCATGCTGACGACCGAATCGTCTAAAGAACTGAAGCAGTCGGGCAAGGAAGCAGGCGTGGTGGTTTGGGTTGTGAAACCCTTCGATCCTGAGCGTCTTCTGAAGACTGTGGATAAGGTTTTGGAAAAGTTTGTAGCTTAA
- a CDS encoding ABC transporter permease subunit, producing the protein MKKFWIGTLGLFLLLSLGAELWIGSRPLLLRFENTYYAPVFSAMRPGKFFGEDYAWETDYLKLQKKWEAASSDNWLVMPLIPVGPLTIDLSQSPPAAPDALHWLGTDSSGRDVLARFVYGFRTAIFMSLAYLTLTFILALILALMSALGPTWVDLLLQRLMEIWVMIPFLYVAIALVSLVALDKFLLILILSFFSWPTLSLYLRARILQVKEQDYIQAARILGLARHRIVCFHILPEIWPFLLSFLPFFLAGSLVTLTSLDFLGFGLPPPEPSWGDLLQQALDRPHAWWIAAPVLLGLFVVLTAVTVIGEAIRNKQNPRQTQNSR; encoded by the coding sequence ATGAAGAAATTCTGGATCGGCACGCTGGGCCTTTTTCTGCTGCTGAGCCTCGGAGCCGAACTTTGGATAGGATCACGTCCGCTCCTGCTTCGTTTTGAAAACACCTATTATGCGCCGGTTTTTTCCGCTATGCGGCCCGGCAAATTCTTCGGCGAGGATTACGCCTGGGAAACGGATTACCTGAAGCTTCAGAAAAAGTGGGAGGCCGCATCATCCGACAACTGGCTCGTCATGCCACTGATTCCCGTAGGCCCTTTGACCATCGACCTGAGTCAGAGTCCGCCTGCCGCGCCGGATGCCTTGCACTGGCTCGGCACAGATAGTTCGGGGCGTGATGTGCTCGCACGCTTCGTTTACGGATTTCGCACGGCGATTTTCATGTCGTTGGCCTATCTCACGCTCACTTTCATTCTGGCTTTGATTCTTGCTCTCATGTCAGCGTTGGGGCCTACCTGGGTCGATCTTCTTCTGCAGCGGCTTATGGAGATCTGGGTGATGATTCCCTTTCTTTATGTCGCGATCGCTCTGGTCAGTCTTGTGGCCCTCGATAAATTTTTACTGATACTGATATTAAGTTTCTTTTCCTGGCCCACCCTCAGTCTTTATCTGAGAGCCCGGATTCTGCAGGTGAAGGAACAGGATTATATTCAGGCCGCACGCATCCTCGGACTCGCGCGGCATCGCATTGTGTGTTTCCACATACTGCCGGAAATCTGGCCGTTCCTTTTATCGTTTCTGCCTTTTTTTCTGGCGGGTTCATTGGTCACGCTTACATCACTTGATTTTCTGGGCTTTGGCCTGCCGCCGCCCGAACCCAGTTGGGGCGATCTTTTGCAGCAGGCTCTTGACAGACCTCACGCATGGTGGATCGCTGCGCCTGTCCTGCTTGGGCTATTTGTTGTCTTGACAGCAGTGACAGTGATCGGCGAAGCTATCCGAAACAAGCAGAATCCCAGGCAAACACAAAACTCTCGGTGA
- a CDS encoding ATP-binding protein, producing MSATLKLDNRPEVNTEIVAAEGLRASHDVISVLERCKSSSEQIIQNLPDLFAIMDRTGRILKGNTEASKLLNCDYERMLNKNIYDVFTIESKNIFKSRISVLLKDLGIKQLQFELTCIDENGHQAEYLWTISKFTQISERRGPLIKVLGKNISKVKEFEKKLSQIFSAIPLGIFTVNSAGEIEWPYSLYSEFLLGDNKLAGKHIEKVLFEPIWDNLDPIERTGAMQVVDCIGGDTLWFDLAKLHFPREVKYTRQTPDGLKSIWIGITYHPITHENIVEKLMIVLEDRTEVVEARRALEMQREIENSKVKKILEIQGCSGSLLEVTFSDFEELFPRLKKEIDSRDLDKIARSLHAIKGIARTARFSDLEHDVHQMEDTLMEHINQKKPVDATWLSENFDRIRKEWVDMKSLCFALSGKQHGLHISQEDFSVAIHELSDLRRKLDDPGKRQADKILERLGGGNFAKTKDLSSLEPKLIHQKEATCQTLAKQVDLEFDWAGVQVIQNEMLTFTEIFLHLINNAIDHGIESVEERQKLGKPPRGKIKIKATTQGNRVHVELSDDGAGINREKVVRAAIKREILDPVDAPSLSQDQVYDLLMRPGFSSREEATNISGRGIGLDSVNEAVRSLGAKKLEIHSEEHKGTRFSFDVPLT from the coding sequence ATGAGCGCAACCCTCAAACTCGACAATCGGCCTGAAGTGAATACCGAAATCGTGGCAGCCGAAGGCCTGCGCGCCAGTCACGACGTGATCTCCGTCCTGGAGCGCTGCAAGTCCTCGTCGGAGCAGATCATCCAGAACCTTCCCGACCTCTTCGCCATCATGGACCGGACAGGGCGCATTCTGAAAGGCAATACGGAAGCCTCCAAGCTTCTGAACTGCGATTATGAACGCATGCTCAATAAGAACATCTATGATGTGTTCACGATCGAGAGCAAGAACATCTTCAAATCGAGGATATCGGTCCTCTTGAAAGACCTCGGCATCAAGCAGCTTCAGTTCGAACTGACCTGCATCGATGAAAACGGTCATCAGGCGGAATACCTCTGGACCATCAGCAAGTTCACGCAGATCAGCGAGCGCCGCGGTCCTCTGATCAAGGTGCTGGGCAAGAATATCAGCAAGGTCAAGGAATTCGAGAAAAAGCTCTCGCAGATTTTCTCGGCGATCCCGCTCGGCATTTTCACGGTGAACTCCGCCGGTGAGATCGAGTGGCCGTACTCCCTTTATTCCGAGTTTTTGCTCGGCGACAATAAGCTCGCCGGCAAGCATATCGAAAAGGTCCTCTTCGAACCGATCTGGGATAACCTCGATCCGATCGAACGCACCGGCGCCATGCAGGTCGTGGACTGCATCGGTGGGGATACGCTTTGGTTCGATCTCGCGAAGCTTCATTTCCCAAGGGAAGTGAAGTACACACGGCAGACTCCGGATGGGCTCAAGTCGATCTGGATCGGCATCACCTATCACCCGATCACCCACGAGAACATCGTTGAAAAACTGATGATCGTTCTGGAAGATCGGACCGAGGTGGTGGAAGCCCGTCGCGCTCTTGAAATGCAGCGTGAGATTGAAAACAGCAAGGTCAAAAAGATCCTGGAAATCCAAGGCTGCAGCGGCTCGCTGCTGGAAGTCACGTTCTCGGACTTTGAAGAGCTGTTCCCCCGTCTGAAAAAAGAAATCGACAGCCGCGATCTGGACAAGATCGCTCGTTCGCTGCACGCCATCAAAGGGATCGCCCGCACCGCGCGCTTCTCCGATCTGGAGCACGATGTGCATCAGATGGAAGATACCCTCATGGAGCATATCAATCAGAAAAAACCGGTGGACGCCACCTGGCTCAGCGAAAACTTCGATCGCATCCGCAAGGAATGGGTGGATATGAAGTCCCTCTGCTTTGCCTTGAGCGGCAAGCAGCATGGCCTGCATATCAGCCAGGAAGACTTCAGCGTGGCCATCCACGAACTGAGCGATCTGCGTCGCAAGCTGGATGATCCCGGCAAGCGCCAGGCGGATAAGATTCTGGAGCGCCTCGGCGGCGGCAACTTTGCCAAGACCAAGGATCTTTCCAGTCTGGAACCCAAGCTGATTCATCAGAAAGAAGCGACCTGCCAGACTTTGGCCAAGCAGGTGGACCTGGAGTTCGATTGGGCGGGCGTGCAGGTGATTCAGAACGAAATGCTGACCTTCACCGAGATCTTCCTGCATCTGATCAACAATGCCATCGATCACGGGATCGAATCCGTCGAGGAACGTCAGAAACTCGGCAAGCCGCCCCGCGGCAAGATCAAGATCAAGGCCACGACGCAGGGCAACCGCGTGCATGTGGAATTGAGTGATGACGGCGCCGGTATCAATCGCGAAAAGGTGGTGCGTGCCGCCATCAAGCGTGAGATCCTGGATCCCGTCGATGCCCCCAGTTTGAGCCAGGATCAGGTGTATGACCTTCTCATGCGCCCAGGATTCAGCAGCCGTGAAGAGGCCACCAATATCAGTGGTCGCGGGATCGGTCTGGATTCGGTGAACGAGGCTGTACGCAGTCTGGGTGCGAAGAAACTCGAAATTCATTCCGAGGAACACAAGGGAACGCGCTTCTCGTTTGATGTGCCTCTGACTTAA